A window of Companilactobacillus allii genomic DNA:
CAAAGATAATCTTTATTTCATTAGACTTCTTACCACTGACATCCTCAGCATAAATAGTTAACGTATTTTTCCCCGCAATTAAATCACTTCGTTTAACATTTACTACAAACTCTCCTGGATTTTGACCATTTAACTTATATGATTGCTTAACACCATTCAGCTCAGTGTGAACATCTGTAGTGGAATTATCAATTACTTTTCCAGTACTATTTTTAACCAACCCGTTTATCACAGTAGTTTCAGGTGCAGACATTAAGTTATCATAATTAATTGTACCTTCTACATCAGTCGATAAATTCAACGTACTAATATCCTTATATCTAATATTAAACGCCTGCGCGTCATCATCAATGATGAAATTGTCACCTTTGAACGAGGCGTGAGATTTAGGAACACTTACTGCACTTGTAACTGGTTTCACTTTGGTATGGATCTCAATTGTGGCTTGCTTATTTGAATTAGACAAGTTCCTTTGTAAAAGATGTTGAACACTACTATTACTGAACTCTGAAGCAGGAATCACTTCTACATTTGGATCATCTCCATATTTGATACTTGCAGATTCAAAGCTAACTTGACTAGGAAGATTCATACTTGCCAGAATATTCTCCCACTCCTTACTACCACTTTCAAAATTCAAGTTGTAAATAAAGCTTAGATCATCTCCAGCATCAACATAATTATCGGATGTTGATAAAACTTTATCCAACGTATTATCTTTGATACTTACGCTGGAATCAGCACTAACAAATGATGGGATAGATTCAAACACAACTAGATTGTTCTCAAAATACTTACCGGTCGAGCCGGTAAATCCCCATCTCAATTTATTATCACTTAATTTAAAATGACTTGGATCAATTTGATATGAACCAGTATATGCATCATTTATATGTGTACCATCTAGCTTTTTATCATTGAATGAATAGTTCATTGTCTCTGTTGCTGCATTCCAATTATAAGTAATATGATGCCAATTGGCATCAGTCAGACTCAACGAACCAGGGCCATCATGTGACAAAACATAATAGTCTCTAGCAAGAGGAGTTCCAGTACTGTGATAATCATAGGCTGTTTGCTGTCTATAAGAAGATGGACTATCTGGATAATTTGCCCCTATATGTTGTCCATTTTGCAAATTATCAAACGAAAAACCCTCTCCACTAATATCGTCATAGTTGGTAGCCTTATTAAGAAATGTATCAAATTCCATTGCCCAACTTTTTTGAATAGCAGTTTTTGCAATTGATGTTGTCGAAGTTGCCCCATGATCGTAATTAAAATCTGTTCCCCAAACACCCATTGATTCACCAATACCGAGTTTATTCACAGCGCTTGGATTATGTGACGGCTTGGGACCTGTATATCTAGAAATAGCATCAATTCCACTATTTTGAAGAACAAAAGCCATCCCATCGCCAACTCCAGCGGGTAAAGATGGATCCACTGGACGGCCAAAATATAACCACATTGATAATGTTTGATTATTATTTAAATCAATATAATTATCTTTATTAATATCTCCCCAAATAGAACCCAATTGATTAGCTGCAGAAGTAATCTGCAGTATTCCGGTCTTGTCATCTGGTGTCTTATTTCGATCAATTACTTTCGCAGAATTATTCCCAAATGTACCAACTACAAATGCACCATTTTTTATATCTAGCCCCTGTGGAGCAGTATTTATAGCGTTATTTAAATCTGCTGGGTCACTTAATTTGGCAGCACTAACTATGTGATTATCGATAATAAATGTGGTAGTTATACTCACGATAATCACAAATAAAACATATGATATTTTATTAAAAAAATTGTTCCTTCCCATAATTTTCACCCTTCTCAATAAAAAATAGTCAATTTATCGCTTTTATTATATCAAGTTTTTGTTCAAAAAGTGAAATGATTGAAACTGAGATATTTAAAAAAATAGATATCATCACATGCCTAATTCACACATAACAATATCTATCTAGTAAGAGTCTTATGGATACTTTTTGGTACCTACTGTACTTTAAAGTACGTAATTGTTTATTAGTTTCAACCCCCTATAATGATATCCATGTTCAAAAAACACACATAGGGAGTTGAAATTATGAATAGTAAGAAAATATCACCAAATTTAATTCTAATGTCATTAGCAATCAGTGCTTTTGCCATTGGATCAACAGAATTTATCAGTGTCGGGATTATGCCGATTTTGACAGAAACATTTAATATTTCATTAGCAAAAGGAGGATTAACAGTTTCAATATACGCTGCCGGGATTATGTTTGGCGCACCAATTTTAACTCTGGTAACAAATAGGTGGAATCGAAAAAAGTTACTCATAGGTATCATGGTCAGTTTTGTTATCGGTAATTTAATTGCTGCTCTTGCACCAACTTTTTTAATTCTATTATTGGGTAGAATTATCACGGCACTATCGCATGGAATATTTATGGCAATAGCATCATTGATTGCTGCCGATGTAGTGACACCTGACAAACGTGCATCAGCAATTGCCGTTATGTTCACGGGTTTAACCGTTGCAACTGTTACTGGTGTTCCGTTAGGAACATTTATTGGGCAGAATATTAACTGGCGTGCATCATTTTTCTTCTTAGTAATATTAGGATTAATAGGATTGATCACAAACATTATTCTGGTACCAAACAACCTACCACTTCCAAGAAAGACTAACGTTAAAGGAATCTGGAAAATCATCAAACAACCAGAGTTACTTTTAATATTACTTATTACAGCATTGGGATACGGTGCGACCTTCCCCGTTTACACTTATTTAACAACGATTTTAAATAAAAATATGGGATGGTCTGAATCGGCCATTGTTATAATTCTAATTTTCTATGGTCTCTTTGTTGCAATCGGCAATACACTAGGCGGACGTTTCGCAAATAAGGAGCCCTTAAGTGCACTACTAAAAATGTTGTTAGGACTTGGAATTGCCTTAATTTTGGTTAGATTAACAATGAATATGCATTTCTTAGGACTAATAGCTACACTTATTATGGGACTGTTTGCATTTATGAATGTTCCAGGCTTACAACTATATATTGTTCAATTGGCGGAGAAATTCACTCCAAATGAAATCTCACTGGCTTCTGCATTGAATATTTCAGCTTTTAACGTTGGAATAGCAGTTGGCTCATCACTAGGTGGTAATGCCGTATCCGCAAATCAATTAGTCAACACTCCTTGGTTAGGAGTCGGAATGTTGATTATTGGAATTATTTTGATTATTGTTCTACAAAAAAGAATAAAAGCAAACAATCAATAATTCTTGAGTAAACAACAAATGATGGTAAGATGTTAATACTAGTTTACAAGGATGGTAAAATCATGAAACAATCTATTTATAACATTGGAGTCGAGGCCACAATGAATATTATCGGTGGAAAATGGAAACCAATTATCCTTTGCCATCTCAAACATCAAACCATGCGTACCGGCCAATTACGCCGAGCAATTCCAAATATCACTCAAAAAATGTTAACTCAACAGTTAAGAGAACTTGAGGATGATGGAATCGTCGATCGTAAAGTTTACAACCAAATACCACCGAAAGTTGAATATTCACTAACTCAATATGGTGACAGTTTGAATCGTATCTTAGAGGAATTATGTCTTTGGGGAGAAGAAAACATTGAGCGTCGTAAACAAAATGGTGAAAATATTATTCTTCTAAAAAGTGAGAATGTGGAAACACAAGATTTACCAAATGTTGAGTAAACAAAAAGAACAGTTTTGAGCAAACTGTTCTTTTTTGATACATTATTAATAATATTATCGTGATATAATTTAAGATGTATAAACGTTTAAATCAAGGAGTGATATCGTGGAAAAATATTATATTGTCGATAGTTCAATTCTTCCGGAATCGTTTGATAAAGTTATAAAAGCACGAGAATTATTGGAAACTGGTAAATCCAATAACGTTAGTGAAGCAGTCAAGATAGTTGGTATAAGTCGTGGTACTTACTATAAATATAAAGACCTGGTCTTTTTGCCCGATGATAATATGACAGATCGCAAAGCCTTAATATCTATGATGTTAAATCACGAACAAGGTATCCTTGCAAAAGCAATAGCAATCATTTCAGAGACTAATGCTAGTATCTTAACAATTAACCAAAATATACCAATTCATGGTATTGCCAGCGTGGTAATCTCAATAGATGTCAGTCATCTAACCGGGACCATTGATGACTTAATGGACAAATTGAAACAAACTGACAATATTAATAATGTCCAATTGATCTCTGTAGAATAGTTATTTGGGCCATGCGATATACATTGCCATAACTATTCCAAATGTGCCAATACAATATAGAAACTTGGAGATTTTGTTACTTTTAACATGGCTAGCTGATAAAAGAAATGACAGTCCAATGATAAAAGTCAAAGCCATAGTCAAAAAATTCATATTCAATCCTCCGTCTACTTAGTATCTTCTTAATATTAATATATACAAAAAGTATGACGAATCGATGAATATGTTGTGGTTATTTATTGCAGAAATAGCCTGTGATAACTCTATCTACAAAAATTTGCAGTGAAAATTTTTCTCCATATAAATCAAAAAAGCCGATATTTACTTACGTAAATACCGATTTTTTTTATCCATGAAAACTGAACGTGTTTTGTCACACTCTAGTCCAAGTTTTGAACCATTGTTGGATCACGGTGATCAAAGAATGCTGATTCTTTCATATCTAATGATGAGATTTGCTTCATTTCTTCATCAGTTAAACTGAAATCAAAGATATTAATATTTTGTTCCATTCTATCCTTATGAACAGACTTAGCCAAACTTATAATTCCTCTTTGGAACAACCAACGAAGAACAACTTGACCGACACCTTTATCATACTTCTTACCAATTCCAGATAAGATTTCATTAGTAAACAAGTTATGCTTACCTTCAGCAAATGGTGCCCATGCTTCTGGTTGAATATTTGTTTTCTTGTTCCAGTCAATTTCATCACTTTGTTGATTCCAAGGATTGATTTCAACTTGATTAACTTGTGGTGTAACTTCATTGTGCTTGTTCAAATCAACGAATCTGTCGGCAGTAAAGTTAGAAATACCAATTGCTCTAACCTTTCCTTGCTTTTGTAGTTCTTCCATTGCACGCCATGATCCGTAAACATCACCGTATGGTTGATGAATTAGATACATATCAAGATAATCAAGTTGAAGTTTGTTCAATGAATCTTCAAAGGCTGCCTTAGTTGCATCATATCCAGTTGAACTGATCCAAACCTTAGTTGTTACAAAAAGATCCTTACGTGAAACGCTTGATTCTTTGATTGCCTCTCCTACTTCAGCTTCATTACCATAAGCTTGAGCAGTATCGATCAATCTATATCCGGCATCAATAGCATCTAGAACAGCCTTCTTTGTGCCTCCATTTTCAATTTGAAAGACACCAAATCCTACTGCTGGAATCTCGATACCATTGTTTAGTTTAAATGTTTTAATATTCATAAATTTCTCCTCTTTTGTTACAGTTTTTTTAATTGCTTTTCATTTTGACTCAAATTCATCTTAAGCTATGGAGTGAACTCCACAGCAAGAACTTTTTTTAATTATTTTTTAAAATGTTTCATAGTCCATAACTCTTCGGTGTTATCTTTGTCTAATTCACCTGATTTGAACTTCGCAATATGATCATCATAAGTATCAATCTTATATTGCAATAAATCTTTTGTTCGCTGTAAATCAGATAACTTCTCGTTTAAGTTTTCCATTTGTTCATTTAAAATCTCTTTTTGAGCCCCTTTGACATCTTCCTTACTCTCAGCCAAGCTTGCAAATTCCGCTAGAGATTCAATGGACAATCCTGCAGCCCTTAAATTTTTAGCTAAGAAAATCCAATTCAAGTCATTTGTCTTATAATCACGATACCCATTCTTATCTCGATCAACTGGAGGTATAACCCCAATTCTTTCGTAATACCGTAATGTATCGACCGTTAAATCCATTAATTCAGATACTTTTTTACTATTCATAATATGTCCTTTCATAACTTATGTTTCTTATAATAAACTCTGGAGTTAACTCCAGAGCAAGCCTTTTTTTAAATTTTTTTATCAGCTTGAATAATTCCAATTGCACATATCATAGCAATAGCAGATATAACTGTAATCCAGACCATCGACATATTATATGAAGTAACTGGACCTTTATATTGACTAGTTAATGCTACAACCGCTGATAATCCAACCGATCCACCTATTTGGTGAACCGTATTAACTATCCCTGATGCTGAACCACTCAACTTTGGCGTTGTATGTGCGACACCAGCAACTGTTAAAATTCCAAGTGCTAAACCTTGTCCAATACCCATTATGACCATTGGAATCGCAATGGCAATCCAATAACTGGATTGAATCTTAACTAAAGCCGCTAACAGCGACCCAACAAATACAAGAATAGTCCCAACTGATATAGTCTTAGATACATTAATATTAACCATTCTAGCTACAAGTGTCGCAGCTATAAATTGTGGTATCGTCTCTGGTAAAAACCCAATAGCTGCTTGAAGTGGTGTGAAACCGTAGACACTTTGCAAAGCTAATGGAGTTAGGAAAAAATAAGAAATACTGGCTCCAACGAAGAAGAATCTTGTTAGATATGCAAAGCTTCTCTCTTTATCTTTAAATAACACAAGTGGCATGATTGGTTTATCTGATCTACTTTCGTAAAGAACGAATAATATCAACGAAATTATCGAGACTATTAAAGATATTTGTCTATAAGAAGTTCCATTAATACTATAAACAAGTGCTGATATACCTAATATAGAAAGAATCGTACCGATAAAATCCAGTTTTTGATTATAAACTTTTGAAGTTTTCAAATATCTATATGACAACAATAATAATATCAATCCAATTGGCACATTAATTATAAATCCGATTCTCCACGATGAATAAGTGGTAATCATACCACCGATAATTAATCCAAAACTAGCTCCCAGTCCACCAATAGTTCCGTAATAAGCAATCGCCTTTGTCCGCATATCATCACTATAATTATCCATCAATAAAGCTAATGTACTGGGGGCAAGAATTGATGATCCGATTCCTTGAATAGCACGCATAGCAATGATCATTTCCGCATTAACAGATATTCCAACTAATAATGAACTAACACTAAAAAGAACTAATCCAATTTGAAAGAATTTTTTACGACCGATGATATCCCCAGCTTTACCGGAAAATAACAAAAAGCCACCAAAAGTTAGTGCATAGGCATTCGTTATCCAAGCTAACGATTGTGTATCTAATGATAAATTTTCAGCAATTTTGGCTGTACTAGTAAAAATAATAGAATTATCTAAAACAATCATAAAATAACTTAACAATACAATAGGAAGAACTATTCCAAATTCTTGTTTTTGCATTTTAATTTCTCCATTCTCTTTATGACCACGGGTCATTTTTAAATCAATGTTTGTTACTATAATGCTATTTATTTTAAATGTCAATGACCGATAGTCATATTTATTACAAAAAATGACCGTTGGTCATTGACTTCCTCAAATAAAAGTTTTATAGTACTAGTCGTGGTGATGAATATGACAAAAAGAGAACTTGCAGCCGCTACTACTAGAGAGAATCTACTAGAAACTGCTGAAAATCTGCTACAACAAAAAGGATACGAAAAAATGTCCGTATCTGATATAACTAAAGCTAGTGGTGTTGCCAAAGGTACTTTCTATAATTACTTCGACAAAAAAGAAGATATTATCTTTGAATTAAACAAAAGACATATGCATAACTTATCTGGTCAACTTATAGAATTATCACAAGGAAAACCTGATGAAAGTATCCGTTATTATCTTAATAACTTTTTACAAACTATTGTAGATTCAAAGGTCAATATGGCACGCCAATGGGTCAGATTTATTACTGCTTCATCGAATCAGGAAAAATGGCAGTACGATAAGGGTCTATTAAAGAAGCTAATAAATCACTTGATTGATAATGGAAAACTAAAACAAAATACACCTGTTGATGATCTAACTTCCCTATTAATAACCGAAGTTTATGGCATCATATTAAGCTGGTGCATCACACCTGAAACAATTGAACCAGTTCAAACTATCAACAAATTCTGTGATTTACAATTAGACTTTTTATTAAAACCATATATTAATGATTAGTAACTTTACTTCTGGTAAAGTTATTATTTTACGAAATAAATGACTGACAGTCATTTAAAGAAAGGAGTGTTCAAATGAACAATATAACAACCGGCTATGGTGCAATTTCGGATGGTAAAGATACCAATGCTAATGTAGATCCAACAAGGATTCTAGATAATAACACAAAAATCTTAATAATTTACTTTTCACGCAGTGGTAATACTGAAAAGCAAGCAAAGTTAGCACAAGATGTATTGAATTCAGATATCTTCGAATTAACAGTTTCAAATCCTTATCCATCTAACTACAAAGCAACTGTTAATAGAGCAACCAATGAACGGGATGCCAAAAACTGGCCTGAATTAAATTCAGATATTCCTAATCTAGATAAGTACGATACGATACTTCTGGGACATCCCATCTGGGCAATGACAATTGCCAATCCGATGAGAGAATTTCTAGAAGAATATGGAACACTGTTATCGAATAAATCCGTTGCATCATTTTCAACGAATGATGGATATGGTTCAGGTGAAACAAACGATGTTATATCTAGATTAACAACAGGTTCAACAAAATTGTTAACTAACTACACAATTAGAGATACCATGGCAAAACAAGATCGAACCAATTTCATCAATTGGCTAAAAAAAATCAATAAATAAAAGAGGATAATAAATATGAAATTATTAATTTTAGCAGCAAACGGACAAATAGCACGTATAGTTGAGAATAGAATTATAAACGAAGATGAATTTAAAAATGTAGAATTAACACTCGGTCTTCGTAATAGCAGTCGCCTTTCAAGTTTGGCAAGTAGTCGTGTAAAGGTCATTGAAACCGACTTAGAGAGCGAGTCTTCAGTTAACGATGCTATTAGTGATCAAGACATGGTCTTTGTTGCAGTTGTTGATCATACCAGCAATAATGTCATGACAAAAAATGTGATTAAAGCAATGAAAGAAAACAATGTTAATCGTGTGATCTTCACAAATATTCTTGGAATTTATAATGAAGTCCCTGGTGAATTTGGACGCTGGAACTATTCTCAAGTTTCAAGTGGCTTGAATATGGCAATCGATTCAGATAAACTTCTTGAAAAATCAGGTTTAAATTACACAACACTACGCCTTCCTTGGTTAAATAATCGTGATGAAGTTAAATACTCTGTTACGACAAAGGACCAAAAATACGTTGGTGTTTCAGGATCACGTCAAAGTGTTGCTGACGTAGTATTACAGATTGTCAAAGATTCACATTTTGGTGAAAATGACAGCTTAGGTATGGCAGATCCTGATACAGAAGGATTAGACAGACCAGTATATTAAAATTTGCGGTATAAATACGAGACAAAAAGCTTCAAGTAAGCTAAACTCTTAATGTACAAAAACAAAAGAGGGTTTATTTTATGAGCAAATTTTCAGTCCTGATTACACTTTTTGCAGCTCTGGCGACACCACTAATCATGGCACGTTTTAGGATTACCAGAATTCCGGGAACTGTTGCAGAGATAATCATGGGTATCATTATTGGTAAAACCGGTTTCAACTTAATTCAACCTAATTCGACCCTTACCTATCTGGCCAACTTAGGTGTAATTATGTTAATTTTCTTAGGTGGTATGGAAATTGACTTTTCATTATTTGAAAAAAAACCTAAAGGTGCTGAAAAATCACCTTTAGGTTTAGCTTTTGGAAGTTTTGTATCAGTTCTAATAATGTCAATAGTTTTAAGTGTGGTACTTTATTACACTGGATTATTTAACAACATAATTCTGGCCACAATATTAGTCAGCACCATTGCACTTGGAGTTATCATTTCATTACTGACTGAAGCTGGATTACTGGATAATGAATATGGACAAACACTGTTACTGATATCAGCAATGGGTGAATTCATTCCTTTAGTTGCCCTAACGATTTATTCAGCTATTCAACAAAAGAATTATTTTTCGGCACTACTATTACCGACAATATTCTTAGTTGCAATTTTCCTATTAAGAAGATTCAAACGTGTCTATATTTTCTTCGACAACATAGATAAGACAACCACTCAACTAGATATCCGACTAGCATTTTTCTTGATATTCACACTAGTCACTGTAGCTGAACAAATCGGTGCCGAAAGCATATTGGGTGCATTCTTAGCTGGAGTGATAATGAAACTACTCAATCCCAAGAAAGATACTCAAGAAAAGTTAAGCTCAATGGCTTATGGCTTCTTTGTCCCCATATTCTTCATTGTAACTGGAGTTAATTTGAACCTACGAACTCTATTGAAGGATCAAGAGGCATTGATATTAATACCAGTTTTCTTCATTGCTTTTATTTTATCAAAATCAATCATATACCTAGTATTAAGACGCAAATTTGGTAATAAGCATTCATTTGGAGCTGCTATATTAATGTCAACAACCATTACTTTAGTACTACCTATTTTACAAGTTGGCCAAAACTTAAAGATCATTAACGAAGCACAAAATGGTGCCATAACACTTGCCGCCATTATAACCTGTATAGTTTGTCCAATGATGTTTAATAAGATGCTAAGTTCTGAACAAACCGAATAGAGAAACGTGTACCAAAACACAATTTGCTCTATATAAATTGGTTGGTGTGACACTTTGTTTCTACTCAAACTTGCGGTTAAAACGTGTGAAAATACGCAACTTTTTCCGTTTAATAAAAAATAAGTAGGCATCCACTTACGTGAATGTCTACTTATTTTGCATTATACTCGAAAGTTGAACACGTATTTTCACACTCTGTCTACGGCTAAATATGTTTTGAAAGGATTTCACCAAATTCTGCTAGTTCTACTTCATTATCCTCAGTGAATCGATCTAGTGATGGTGAGTCAATGTCTAAAACACCGATTTTTCTCTCACCTTTAACAATAGGAACGACAATTTCTGAATTACTAGCGCTATCGCAAGCAATATGTCCGGGAAATTCATGAACATTGGCCACACGATGGACTTTTTGATCTTTAAACGCAGTTCCAACTACGCCAGAACCGTTCTTAATATGCATGCACGCAACCTTACCTTGGAATGGACCAAGATCAAGTTCGTCAGTATCTTCATTGTATAAGTAAAATCCTGACCAATTCAAGTCCTCATAAGTATCATTGATCAAAGCACTGGCATTTGCCAAGTTAGCTATTAAATTCGTCTCATTGAATAATAGTGCATCTAATTGTTTGTTCATTAATGATGTTTTTTTCTCTGTCATGAAAATTTCTCCTCAATTTGTAAATACATGTAAACCATATTAAAACAAAAAATACCAGAAATCAATTTTTGATTTCTGGTATTTCGTATTAATATTATTTGATTTAGACAACTTCTACAGTAGCTGAAGTAACTCCGTATGAAGGAATTGAAGCATTAGGCATAGCAACATCTAATTGTTGTGGATTGCTGTATGCAAATGTACCTGTATCATTAACTGTTCTATACATTACTGTACCGTCAGCCAATGTAATCTTCAATTGTGTACCCTTAGGGAATACTGAAAGATTAGCAGCAACACCGCCATATCCCATGTTTGAACCTAGTACAGCTGGATCATAAAAACTGATCTTAAATGTACCGTATGATGTTCCTGTTGATGAACTTTGTGTCTGTGTACTTTGTGCTGGTGTACTTTGTGTCTGTGTTGTTGGTGCTTGTGTAGCAGCTTGTGTTGTAGCTGTTTGTGTCTGGTCAACAGCTGTTGTTGTATCACTTGTTGCTTGTGTTGTTGTGTCTTGTGTTGTAGTTGCTACATTACTTGTAGCTGATGGAAGATAGACTGTTTCCCCTGGAAAAATCAAATCAAATCCACCAATTTCACGGCCATTAGCTTGTTCTAGTTCTGGAATTGTAATTCCATTATTAGCAGCGATACTCTTATATGTGTCCCCTGCTTCAACGGTTACGCGAGTGCTGTCGACTGTAATTGCAGCTTCAGCAGTCTTTGCAGTTGCTCCCATTGCAGTTAGGGCTGTTGTACTTAGTAAAGCAATAGATAATACTTTTTTCATAAATTAAAAACATCCTTATATTTTCTTTAGCTCTCAACGCTATGTTGCATATAATAGCAGGCTTATGTTACATAAAAGCCTAAATAAGGTTACAAAAAACGGCTTTTCTGTAACTTTGGTAACACAAATGAAATATAAATAAGTAAAAACCTATCATATCAATAACTATACATCCTGTAAATTTCAGAAAAAAACTTATATTTTACAAAAAACTTTTACATTTCGATGAAAATATCAAATATAATTGCATTATTCCGTAAATTGGCAGTAAATTTGAATCTAAAATAGCCAGCATCCACTTTTGGAATGCTGGCTATTTTGGTTCAAATCAA
This region includes:
- a CDS encoding MFS transporter, which produces MNSKKISPNLILMSLAISAFAIGSTEFISVGIMPILTETFNISLAKGGLTVSIYAAGIMFGAPILTLVTNRWNRKKLLIGIMVSFVIGNLIAALAPTFLILLLGRIITALSHGIFMAIASLIAADVVTPDKRASAIAVMFTGLTVATVTGVPLGTFIGQNINWRASFFFLVILGLIGLITNIILVPNNLPLPRKTNVKGIWKIIKQPELLLILLITALGYGATFPVYTYLTTILNKNMGWSESAIVIILIFYGLFVAIGNTLGGRFANKEPLSALLKMLLGLGIALILVRLTMNMHFLGLIATLIMGLFAFMNVPGLQLYIVQLAEKFTPNEISLASALNISAFNVGIAVGSSLGGNAVSANQLVNTPWLGVGMLIIGIILIIVLQKRIKANNQ
- a CDS encoding winged helix-turn-helix transcriptional regulator produces the protein MKQSIYNIGVEATMNIIGGKWKPIILCHLKHQTMRTGQLRRAIPNITQKMLTQQLRELEDDGIVDRKVYNQIPPKVEYSLTQYGDSLNRILEELCLWGEENIERRKQNGENIILLKSENVETQDLPNVE
- a CDS encoding ACT domain-containing protein; the protein is MEKYYIVDSSILPESFDKVIKARELLETGKSNNVSEAVKIVGISRGTYYKYKDLVFLPDDNMTDRKALISMMLNHEQGILAKAIAIISETNASILTINQNIPIHGIASVVISIDVSHLTGTIDDLMDKLKQTDNINNVQLISVE
- a CDS encoding aldo/keto reductase, with translation MNIKTFKLNNGIEIPAVGFGVFQIENGGTKKAVLDAIDAGYRLIDTAQAYGNEAEVGEAIKESSVSRKDLFVTTKVWISSTGYDATKAAFEDSLNKLQLDYLDMYLIHQPYGDVYGSWRAMEELQKQGKVRAIGISNFTADRFVDLNKHNEVTPQVNQVEINPWNQQSDEIDWNKKTNIQPEAWAPFAEGKHNLFTNEILSGIGKKYDKGVGQVVLRWLFQRGIISLAKSVHKDRMEQNINIFDFSLTDEEMKQISSLDMKESAFFDHRDPTMVQNLD
- a CDS encoding MerR family transcriptional regulator, with the protein product MNSKKVSELMDLTVDTLRYYERIGVIPPVDRDKNGYRDYKTNDLNWIFLAKNLRAAGLSIESLAEFASLAESKEDVKGAQKEILNEQMENLNEKLSDLQRTKDLLQYKIDTYDDHIAKFKSGELDKDNTEELWTMKHFKK
- a CDS encoding MFS transporter — its product is MQKQEFGIVLPIVLLSYFMIVLDNSIIFTSTAKIAENLSLDTQSLAWITNAYALTFGGFLLFSGKAGDIIGRKKFFQIGLVLFSVSSLLVGISVNAEMIIAMRAIQGIGSSILAPSTLALLMDNYSDDMRTKAIAYYGTIGGLGASFGLIIGGMITTYSSWRIGFIINVPIGLILLLLSYRYLKTSKVYNQKLDFIGTILSILGISALVYSINGTSYRQISLIVSIISLILFVLYESRSDKPIMPLVLFKDKERSFAYLTRFFFVGASISYFFLTPLALQSVYGFTPLQAAIGFLPETIPQFIAATLVARMVNINVSKTISVGTILVFVGSLLAALVKIQSSYWIAIAIPMVIMGIGQGLALGILTVAGVAHTTPKLSGSASGIVNTVHQIGGSVGLSAVVALTSQYKGPVTSYNMSMVWITVISAIAMICAIGIIQADKKI
- a CDS encoding TetR/AcrR family transcriptional regulator: MTKRELAAATTRENLLETAENLLQQKGYEKMSVSDITKASGVAKGTFYNYFDKKEDIIFELNKRHMHNLSGQLIELSQGKPDESIRYYLNNFLQTIVDSKVNMARQWVRFITASSNQEKWQYDKGLLKKLINHLIDNGKLKQNTPVDDLTSLLITEVYGIILSWCITPETIEPVQTINKFCDLQLDFLLKPYIND
- a CDS encoding flavodoxin family protein, whose translation is MNNITTGYGAISDGKDTNANVDPTRILDNNTKILIIYFSRSGNTEKQAKLAQDVLNSDIFELTVSNPYPSNYKATVNRATNERDAKNWPELNSDIPNLDKYDTILLGHPIWAMTIANPMREFLEEYGTLLSNKSVASFSTNDGYGSGETNDVISRLTTGSTKLLTNYTIRDTMAKQDRTNFINWLKKINK
- a CDS encoding NAD(P)H-binding protein — protein: MKLLILAANGQIARIVENRIINEDEFKNVELTLGLRNSSRLSSLASSRVKVIETDLESESSVNDAISDQDMVFVAVVDHTSNNVMTKNVIKAMKENNVNRVIFTNILGIYNEVPGEFGRWNYSQVSSGLNMAIDSDKLLEKSGLNYTTLRLPWLNNRDEVKYSVTTKDQKYVGVSGSRQSVADVVLQIVKDSHFGENDSLGMADPDTEGLDRPVY
- a CDS encoding cation:proton antiporter codes for the protein MSKFSVLITLFAALATPLIMARFRITRIPGTVAEIIMGIIIGKTGFNLIQPNSTLTYLANLGVIMLIFLGGMEIDFSLFEKKPKGAEKSPLGLAFGSFVSVLIMSIVLSVVLYYTGLFNNIILATILVSTIALGVIISLLTEAGLLDNEYGQTLLLISAMGEFIPLVALTIYSAIQQKNYFSALLLPTIFLVAIFLLRRFKRVYIFFDNIDKTTTQLDIRLAFFLIFTLVTVAEQIGAESILGAFLAGVIMKLLNPKKDTQEKLSSMAYGFFVPIFFIVTGVNLNLRTLLKDQEALILIPVFFIAFILSKSIIYLVLRRKFGNKHSFGAAILMSTTITLVLPILQVGQNLKIINEAQNGAITLAAIITCIVCPMMFNKMLSSEQTE
- a CDS encoding GAF domain-containing protein, whose amino-acid sequence is MTEKKTSLMNKQLDALLFNETNLIANLANASALINDTYEDLNWSGFYLYNEDTDELDLGPFQGKVACMHIKNGSGVVGTAFKDQKVHRVANVHEFPGHIACDSASNSEIVVPIVKGERKIGVLDIDSPSLDRFTEDNEVELAEFGEILSKHI